From Mucilaginibacter rubeus, a single genomic window includes:
- a CDS encoding serine hydrolase, which produces MKILSKSLILPLLLFIQLSVLAQNNTQDKIKQVENGLVGNIQIEGEQPGNLLNRMAYYKIPGLSIAIIQNYKIAWAKGYGMANDSAKIPVTAKTLFQAASISKSLNSVGVLKLVQDKKLDLNTDINVYLKSWKFPYDSVSKGKKITIANLLSHSAGLTVHGFGGYEPGVPLPTIVQVLNGENPANSPAVKSMFEPGLRYEYSGGGTTITQMIVMDITHMPYADYMKKEVLKPLGMTGSTYAQPPYDVDQNLLAVAYSPDGKPKKGNYHIYPEQAAAGLWTNPTDLAKYIIETQLAYEGKSAKVLNQETTKIRLSVHAGNDVGFGAFIDKKDSVLYFSHSGVNEGFRCIYYGSMEGGNGVVVMVNSDNDNVIPELINSVAKVYNFKGLFHSNIKKVASVPAEVLKSYAGKFYIGPPRTLTISEDGGKLYALAAGEGKRELYPQSNNRFFMKDLPYELEFNKDADGKIHVTLIDGGNKMELKRAE; this is translated from the coding sequence ATGAAAATCTTAAGCAAATCATTAATCCTCCCCCTGCTGTTATTTATACAGCTGTCTGTTCTCGCGCAAAACAATACTCAGGATAAAATCAAGCAAGTAGAGAACGGCTTGGTTGGCAATATCCAGATTGAAGGCGAACAGCCAGGTAATCTGTTAAACCGGATGGCTTACTATAAAATTCCGGGACTAAGTATAGCCATTATTCAAAACTATAAAATTGCCTGGGCCAAAGGTTATGGTATGGCAAACGATAGCGCCAAAATTCCGGTGACCGCAAAAACGCTTTTCCAGGCGGCATCTATCAGCAAATCCCTTAACTCGGTTGGGGTGCTTAAGCTGGTGCAGGATAAAAAACTCGATCTTAATACAGATATCAATGTTTATCTTAAAAGCTGGAAGTTTCCTTACGATAGCGTATCCAAAGGCAAAAAGATCACCATAGCAAACCTGTTAAGCCATAGCGCCGGTTTAACGGTGCACGGCTTTGGCGGATATGAACCGGGAGTTCCATTGCCTACCATTGTTCAAGTGCTTAATGGTGAAAACCCGGCCAATTCACCTGCCGTTAAATCTATGTTTGAGCCAGGGTTGCGCTATGAGTATTCGGGCGGCGGCACTACCATCACACAAATGATTGTGATGGACATAACCCATATGCCTTACGCCGATTATATGAAAAAAGAGGTGTTAAAACCGCTCGGCATGACAGGTAGTACATACGCTCAGCCGCCTTATGATGTGGATCAGAACCTGCTTGCTGTTGCCTACAGCCCTGATGGCAAACCTAAAAAGGGGAACTATCACATTTACCCGGAGCAAGCTGCGGCAGGCTTATGGACCAACCCAACCGACCTGGCAAAATACATTATTGAAACCCAGCTGGCCTATGAGGGTAAATCAGCAAAAGTTTTAAACCAGGAAACCACTAAGATCAGGCTATCTGTTCATGCTGGGAATGATGTGGGTTTTGGCGCATTTATAGATAAAAAGGATAGTGTTTTATATTTCAGCCATAGTGGGGTAAACGAGGGCTTCCGCTGCATTTATTATGGAAGTATGGAGGGCGGCAATGGCGTAGTCGTAATGGTTAACAGCGATAATGATAACGTTATCCCGGAACTGATCAACAGCGTGGCTAAGGTTTACAACTTTAAAGGATTGTTCCATTCCAACATCAAGAAAGTTGCATCGGTACCTGCTGAGGTTTTAAAAAGCTACGCCGGTAAATTTTATATCGGTCCGCCAAGAACTTTAACTATAAGCGAAGATGGGGGTAAACTTTATGCCCTGGCCGCCGGCGAGGGTAAGCGGGAACTTTATCCGCAATCAAACAATCGCTTTTTCATGAAAGATTTGCCTTACGAGCTGGAGTTTAACAAAGATGCCGATGGCAAAATTCACGTTACACTTATTGATGGTGGCAATAAGATGGAACTGAAACGGGCGGAGTAA
- a CDS encoding M1 family metallopeptidase translates to MRRIFLVLLSLPTLFTTPTFAQAPGAPIDVKHYTFEIKLNDADNNIEGKATVTVRFLNAADGFNLDLVKKNAAGKGMLVSAVTENGKPLKFTQEDEQLKISTRAYKGNTRDYTISYSGVPADGLIISTNAFGHRTFFGDNWPNRAHNWLPCVDNIADKAPVDFIVTAPDHYQVVSNGLQTEEKQLDGKLKLTHWVETVALPTKVMVIGVAEFAVDRPGDVNGIPVFTYVFPESKEAGFKSYAVAKDILPYFIKNVGPYSYEKLANVQSKTIFGGMENASAIFYFEESVKSPEIEELMAHEIAHQWFGDGASEKSFGHLWLSEGFATYMTNLYLENKYGPDTLKVRLMADRKTVLKFEKSRLSPVVDTAVKTQYMQLLNANSYQKGGWVLHMLRRKLGDDIFWRGIRNYYSKYQGGNANTDDLRRVMEQASGKDLKQFFTQWLRTAGHPNLVVSWKFDEKDNNITINVTQTQENVYNLALEISVDGQVLTIPVKEKSATARFQLKARPADVKIDPNVNLLATFEENK, encoded by the coding sequence ATGCGCAGGATATTTTTAGTTCTTCTATCGTTACCTACCCTATTTACTACGCCAACATTTGCCCAGGCTCCCGGGGCGCCAATTGATGTTAAGCACTATACATTTGAAATAAAACTGAACGATGCCGATAATAATATTGAAGGAAAGGCCACCGTTACAGTAAGGTTTTTGAATGCTGCGGACGGCTTTAACCTTGATTTGGTGAAAAAGAATGCAGCGGGCAAAGGGATGCTGGTATCAGCGGTAACTGAAAACGGAAAGCCGCTAAAATTTACCCAGGAAGATGAACAACTAAAAATAAGTACACGCGCCTATAAAGGCAACACCCGCGACTATACCATAAGCTATAGTGGCGTACCTGCTGATGGACTTATCATATCAACCAATGCCTTTGGTCACCGTACTTTTTTTGGTGACAACTGGCCAAACCGTGCGCATAACTGGCTGCCTTGCGTTGATAATATTGCCGACAAAGCCCCGGTTGATTTTATTGTAACTGCGCCTGATCATTACCAGGTGGTATCAAATGGCCTGCAAACTGAAGAAAAACAGCTCGACGGAAAACTAAAGCTGACCCATTGGGTTGAAACCGTTGCCCTGCCAACCAAAGTAATGGTAATTGGTGTAGCCGAATTTGCTGTTGATCGTCCGGGTGATGTTAATGGCATCCCTGTTTTTACATATGTTTTTCCGGAAAGCAAAGAGGCTGGTTTTAAAAGCTACGCGGTGGCCAAAGACATTCTCCCCTACTTTATAAAAAACGTAGGCCCTTACAGCTATGAGAAATTGGCTAACGTACAATCCAAAACCATTTTTGGCGGCATGGAAAATGCCAGCGCCATATTCTATTTTGAAGAATCGGTTAAAAGTCCTGAAATAGAAGAGCTGATGGCGCATGAAATAGCACATCAATGGTTTGGTGACGGAGCAAGTGAAAAAAGTTTCGGGCATTTATGGTTAAGCGAAGGCTTTGCCACTTATATGACTAACCTGTACCTCGAAAACAAATATGGCCCGGATACACTAAAAGTCCGCTTAATGGCCGACCGTAAAACGGTGCTTAAGTTTGAAAAGTCGAGATTATCGCCGGTTGTGGATACTGCCGTTAAAACCCAATATATGCAACTGCTTAATGCCAACAGCTACCAAAAAGGCGGTTGGGTGCTGCACATGTTGAGGCGAAAACTGGGCGATGATATTTTTTGGAGAGGTATAAGAAACTACTATTCAAAATACCAGGGAGGCAATGCCAATACCGATGATTTGAGGCGTGTGATGGAGCAAGCCAGCGGAAAAGACCTTAAACAGTTTTTTACCCAATGGCTGCGTACTGCAGGGCATCCAAATTTGGTTGTTAGCTGGAAGTTTGATGAAAAGGATAATAATATCACTATCAATGTAACCCAAACCCAGGAAAATGTTTACAACCTGGCGCTGGAGATTTCTGTTGATGGCCAGGTGTTGACAATACCTGTAAAAGAAAAATCTGCTACAGCGCGTTTTCAGCTAAAAGCAAGGCCTGCGGATGTAAAGATCGACCCGAACGTAAACCTGCTGGCAACGTTTGAAGAGAATAAATAA
- a CDS encoding glycoside hydrolase family 30 protein, with protein MNTQIKSILLGAMLLGTTAAANAQATKASLWLTKADRSVLFEQQKDPLTFKTGESDGTTITVDDKQHYQPIDGFGFALTGGSAMHIIRMSAESRAALLKNLFAVTGNDIGISYLRLSIGASDLNEKVFSYDDMPEGQTDPTMKHFDLGPDKTDVIPVMKQILAINPAIKILGSPWSPPAWMKTNNDTRGGRLKPDCYPVYAKYLVKYIQAMKANGINIDAITIQNEPLHPGNNPSLLMAAPDEGDFIKNNLGPAFKAAGIKTKIILYDHNADRPDYPISILNDPATRKYVDGSGFHLYGGDISALTDVHNAHPDKNIYFTEQMTVEPENQSTINIAWPVKSLIIGATRNWSRNVLEWNLAADPEYKPYTDRGGCPMCQGAVTIDKNEVKKNVAYYSVAHASKFVRPGSVRIASNSSETLPNVAFKTPDGKKVLIVANTGEGTQGFNIKYEGKILAVKLDKGSVGTYIW; from the coding sequence ATGAATACGCAAATCAAATCGATTTTATTGGGCGCTATGCTGCTGGGCACTACCGCGGCAGCAAACGCACAAGCAACAAAGGCAAGCCTATGGCTCACAAAGGCCGATAGGTCGGTGCTTTTTGAACAGCAAAAAGACCCGCTTACCTTTAAAACTGGCGAATCCGACGGCACCACTATTACCGTTGACGATAAGCAGCACTACCAGCCTATAGATGGATTTGGGTTTGCACTAACCGGAGGCAGCGCTATGCACATCATCCGCATGAGCGCTGAGAGTAGGGCCGCCTTATTGAAGAACCTTTTTGCTGTAACCGGGAACGATATTGGCATCAGCTATCTAAGGCTAAGTATCGGTGCGTCGGATCTGAACGAAAAAGTTTTCTCCTACGATGATATGCCCGAAGGTCAAACCGACCCAACGATGAAGCATTTTGATCTTGGTCCGGATAAAACTGATGTGATCCCTGTAATGAAACAGATCCTGGCTATTAATCCTGCTATTAAAATACTGGGTTCTCCATGGTCGCCACCGGCATGGATGAAAACCAATAACGATACCCGTGGCGGCAGGTTAAAACCCGATTGCTACCCGGTTTATGCTAAATATCTGGTTAAATATATCCAGGCTATGAAAGCTAATGGGATTAATATCGATGCGATCACCATTCAGAACGAACCATTGCACCCGGGCAATAACCCAAGTTTGCTGATGGCTGCACCAGATGAAGGCGATTTTATCAAAAACAACCTTGGCCCCGCATTTAAAGCCGCAGGCATTAAAACCAAGATCATTCTATACGATCATAATGCCGACAGGCCCGACTACCCTATCTCGATACTGAATGATCCTGCAACCCGTAAATACGTGGATGGCTCAGGCTTCCACCTGTACGGTGGTGATATTTCGGCCCTTACCGATGTGCATAATGCCCATCCTGACAAAAACATCTATTTCACCGAACAAATGACCGTTGAGCCGGAAAACCAAAGCACAATCAATATAGCATGGCCCGTTAAAAGCCTGATAATTGGCGCTACCCGCAACTGGAGCCGCAATGTACTGGAGTGGAACCTTGCTGCCGATCCGGAATATAAACCATATACAGATCGAGGAGGCTGCCCGATGTGTCAGGGTGCGGTTACTATTGATAAAAATGAGGTTAAGAAAAATGTGGCTTATTATTCAGTTGCCCATGCTTCCAAATTTGTGCGTCCGGGCTCGGTACGTATAGCTTCAAACAGTTCAGAGACGTTGCCTAACGTGGCTTTCAAAACGCCCGACGGCAAAAAAGTGCTGATTGTGGCTAATACCGGCGAAGGTACGCAGGGTTTCAACATCAAATACGAGGGTAAAATATTGGCTGTTAAGCTCGATAAAGGCTCGGTAGGAACATATATCTGGTAG
- a CDS encoding DUF3078 domain-containing protein, whose product MFKTLPGFLLLALLVTCILPARAQTDSLKKDTVKIDTAVLNKYRINSRKNAIPTRVRPIQIQREMVPVTMLDYKVNYWKKAVTFGLNFSQSAFSNNYAAGGVSAVALGSNFIYHTEYNKAPFSYVSELNLTYGVSKNKGQGKRKTQDRIYFDNKVASQLSKSWYFFGALTFESQFDKGFNYVDNGNGTFTPQYISNFMSPGYLTESVGFEYKPKSWFDLRLGTGTARQTFVLDHAIHKFQTDNYGVDTLKTVKNDLAFQIVALFDKDIAKNIHLNTRYALFIPYAQSPKFITHRVDLVLSAKVNRLISATVNGTLLYDKHTASAAQGYEGIGLGMLYRFP is encoded by the coding sequence ATGTTTAAAACACTACCTGGATTTCTATTACTTGCATTATTAGTCACGTGTATTTTGCCAGCCAGGGCACAAACGGATTCCCTGAAAAAAGACACTGTTAAAATAGACACCGCGGTACTCAATAAATACCGGATAAATTCCCGCAAAAACGCTATCCCAACCCGGGTTCGGCCCATACAAATTCAACGCGAAATGGTACCGGTAACCATGCTCGACTACAAAGTAAACTACTGGAAAAAGGCCGTTACATTTGGCCTCAATTTTAGCCAGTCGGCGTTTAGTAACAATTACGCGGCGGGTGGTGTAAGCGCGGTAGCTTTGGGCTCAAACTTTATTTACCATACAGAATATAACAAGGCTCCATTCAGTTATGTATCCGAGCTAAACCTCACCTACGGTGTATCAAAAAACAAAGGCCAGGGCAAGCGTAAAACGCAGGACCGTATTTATTTTGATAACAAAGTAGCTTCTCAATTATCAAAAAGCTGGTACTTTTTCGGTGCGTTAACCTTCGAGTCGCAGTTTGATAAAGGGTTTAATTATGTTGATAATGGCAACGGAACATTTACACCGCAGTATATATCCAATTTCATGTCACCGGGCTACTTAACCGAATCTGTCGGTTTTGAGTATAAGCCAAAAAGTTGGTTCGATTTGCGTTTAGGTACCGGTACCGCAAGACAAACTTTTGTACTTGATCACGCCATTCATAAATTCCAAACAGATAACTATGGTGTGGATACATTAAAAACGGTGAAGAATGATCTGGCATTCCAGATTGTTGCCCTGTTTGATAAGGATATTGCTAAAAACATTCACCTTAATACGCGTTACGCGCTGTTTATCCCCTATGCGCAATCGCCCAAGTTTATCACGCACCGTGTCGATTTGGTATTATCGGCAAAGGTTAACAGGCTCATTAGTGCAACAGTTAACGGAACCTTGCTTTACGATAAACACACCGCCTCCGCAGCCCAGGGCTACGAAGGTATTGGACTGGGGATGCTGTATAGGTTCCCGTAA
- a CDS encoding response regulator: MSTSHKKIVIFDDDEDILSICSYILEEQGWEVHTFSDCNNIIEKVSGILPDVIMMDNWIPDSGGIIATQTLKKTEGLKDIPVIYFSANSDIQILANHAGAQTYLAKPFDLEDLEKVISTVIAA, encoded by the coding sequence ATGAGTACTTCACACAAAAAGATTGTCATATTTGATGACGACGAGGATATCCTGTCTATTTGCAGTTACATTTTAGAAGAACAGGGATGGGAAGTGCATACCTTTAGCGATTGCAATAACATCATTGAAAAGGTTTCGGGCATTTTACCTGATGTGATCATGATGGATAACTGGATCCCCGACTCGGGCGGGATCATCGCCACACAAACCCTCAAAAAAACAGAAGGCCTTAAAGATATTCCTGTTATTTATTTTTCGGCTAACAGCGATATTCAGATCCTGGCCAACCACGCCGGCGCTCAAACTTATTTAGCCAAGCCTTTCGATCTGGAAGACTTGGAGAAGGTAATTAGTACGGTTATCGCCGCGTAG
- the ffh gene encoding signal recognition particle protein produces the protein MFENLSDKLDRAFKVLKGQGTITEINVAETMKEIRKALLDADVNYKTAKAFTDDVRQKALGNNVLTSISPGQLLTKLMNDELTSLMGGTTADLNFPATPTVILIAGLNGAGKTTFTGKLANYLKTQRNKKPLLVADDIYRPAAIDQLEVLGQQIGIPVYANRESKDPVAIAREGIAQAKQNGQNVVIIDTAGRLAIDEAMMVEIEQVKDAVKPHEILFVVDSMTGQDAVNTAKVFNDRLDFTGVVLTKLDGDTRGGAALSIKSVVNKPIKFIGTGEKMEALDVFHPDRMASRILGMGDVVSLVERAQQQFDEKEAAELQKKIRKNKFDFNDFYGQIQQIKKMGNMKDLMGMIPGVGKMMKDVEVDDNAFKAIEAIIQSMTPFEKENPETINQSRRNRIAKGSGTDIQEVNRLMKQFDDMKKVMKQMSNPAAMANMMRRMPKM, from the coding sequence ATGTTTGAAAATCTTTCGGATAAACTCGACAGGGCGTTCAAGGTCCTGAAGGGTCAGGGAACAATTACAGAAATAAACGTGGCCGAAACCATGAAGGAGATCCGCAAGGCCCTTCTTGACGCCGACGTAAACTATAAAACCGCCAAAGCATTTACAGATGATGTTAGGCAAAAGGCGCTTGGTAATAATGTATTAACATCTATTTCGCCGGGACAGTTGCTTACCAAGCTCATGAACGATGAGCTTACCAGCCTGATGGGTGGTACCACTGCCGATCTGAATTTTCCGGCCACTCCTACTGTTATATTGATTGCAGGTTTGAACGGTGCAGGTAAAACAACTTTTACCGGTAAGCTTGCCAACTACTTAAAAACACAACGCAACAAAAAGCCATTACTGGTTGCTGATGATATTTACCGCCCTGCGGCTATTGATCAGCTGGAAGTATTGGGACAGCAAATAGGCATCCCGGTTTATGCTAACCGCGAATCGAAAGATCCTGTTGCCATTGCCCGCGAAGGTATAGCACAGGCAAAGCAAAACGGCCAAAACGTGGTAATTATAGATACCGCCGGTCGTTTGGCTATTGATGAGGCCATGATGGTGGAGATTGAGCAGGTAAAAGATGCGGTGAAGCCACACGAGATCCTGTTTGTAGTTGACTCCATGACCGGTCAGGATGCGGTGAATACTGCCAAGGTGTTCAATGATCGCCTTGACTTTACGGGTGTTGTATTAACCAAGTTAGATGGTGATACCCGTGGTGGTGCTGCATTATCTATCAAATCGGTTGTTAACAAGCCTATTAAGTTCATTGGTACCGGCGAAAAGATGGAAGCGCTTGACGTTTTCCACCCCGATCGTATGGCATCAAGGATCCTGGGCATGGGCGACGTGGTATCGCTGGTAGAACGCGCACAGCAGCAGTTTGATGAAAAGGAAGCAGCCGAACTACAAAAGAAGATCCGCAAAAATAAGTTCGACTTTAATGACTTTTACGGCCAGATCCAGCAGATCAAGAAAATGGGTAACATGAAAGATCTGATGGGCATGATTCCTGGTGTAGGCAAAATGATGAAGGATGTTGAGGTTGATGATAACGCTTTCAAAGCTATCGAGGCTATTATCCAATCAATGACCCCTTTTGAAAAAGAAAATCCTGAAACAATCAATCAAAGTCGCCGCAACCGTATAGCCAAAGGTTCGGGTACCGATATACAGGAAGTAAACCGCTTAATGAAGCAGTTTGATGATATGAAAAAGGTGATGAAGCAGATGAGTAACCCTGCAGCCATGGCCAACATGATGCGCAGGATGCCGAAGATGTAA
- a CDS encoding glucosaminidase domain-containing protein gives MRKIIYLFIAVACFSSCSARKKTSTVSNRDARRNNNSIQKANKDAVANYKSYTSLEYIERFKAIAIQEMNQYGIPASITLGQGLFESGAGSSDLAKYANNHFGIKCTSDWTGKSYYKDDDNVNDCFRVYDNPEDSFRDHSNFLKRKNYAKLFELDKDDYKGWAYGLKKAGYATNPNYPQLLINIIEKYNLAQYDRPEGEIAKIKREDRVLTQINNNINKPAQDTLSKTPPDDKIYTVKQGDTLYNISKRFGITVDDLRALNSMNDNSIKIGQKLVVVK, from the coding sequence ATGCGAAAAATTATATACCTGTTTATTGCTGTAGCCTGCTTTAGTTCGTGCTCTGCCCGTAAAAAAACGTCGACTGTATCAAACCGCGATGCCCGACGGAATAACAACAGCATTCAAAAAGCAAATAAAGATGCCGTTGCTAACTACAAATCATACACTTCTTTAGAATACATTGAACGTTTTAAAGCTATTGCCATACAGGAAATGAACCAGTATGGTATCCCGGCCAGTATTACTCTTGGCCAGGGACTGTTTGAATCGGGTGCCGGCAGCAGCGATCTGGCTAAATATGCTAACAACCACTTCGGTATAAAATGCACCAGCGACTGGACAGGCAAAAGCTATTATAAGGACGACGACAATGTAAACGATTGTTTCCGCGTTTATGATAACCCCGAGGATTCTTTCCGTGACCACTCTAACTTTTTAAAACGTAAAAACTACGCCAAGCTTTTTGAGCTGGATAAGGATGATTATAAAGGTTGGGCATATGGCTTGAAAAAAGCAGGATATGCAACCAATCCTAATTATCCGCAGTTGCTGATCAATATCATTGAAAAATACAACCTGGCCCAATACGATCGCCCTGAAGGTGAAATAGCCAAAATTAAACGGGAAGACCGTGTTTTAACCCAGATCAATAACAACATCAATAAACCCGCACAGGATACCCTATCCAAAACCCCGCCCGACGATAAGATCTACACCGTTAAACAGGGCGATACACTATACAACATTTCTAAACGTTTTGGAATAACTGTCGACGACCTGCGGGCGTTAAACAGTATGAACGACAACAGCATTAAAATTGGCCAGAAGCTTGTTGTAGTTAAATAA
- a CDS encoding DUF6624 domain-containing protein, with protein MYLKYLCLCLVILFSYKSRAQEKQNFAQPLHIADSLFAAKQYKKAAPVYAKVRELNYGVLDTAHLYKAAASWANIGKRDSAFLYLEFIAGRGFENERMLSADPLFIRLHRDSQWETIVAAIHQNRVKLIPSVAMELSQMLKNYKEDFEQYQQLVDQHGKTSKEATSFKLHLRETDSVNYIKITSIVNTYGWKGKEYFGPDGPEALITTLLHANIANQKKYFAIVRIAALNGSLPAEGFAILADNIALYENNTQIYGTHLRLNNGQYEAYAIADETGVDTRRNQIGLCTLAVYLQNFRSYSELYYYIK; from the coding sequence ATGTATCTGAAATATCTCTGTTTATGCTTAGTTATACTATTTTCCTACAAAAGTAGAGCGCAGGAAAAGCAAAACTTCGCCCAACCGCTTCACATAGCCGACTCCCTATTTGCAGCAAAGCAATACAAAAAAGCGGCCCCGGTTTATGCTAAGGTGCGTGAACTCAATTATGGCGTGTTGGATACCGCGCATTTGTATAAAGCGGCTGCCAGCTGGGCTAATATCGGTAAACGGGACAGCGCGTTTTTATACCTCGAATTTATAGCCGGCCGTGGTTTTGAAAATGAAAGGATGCTATCTGCCGATCCGCTTTTTATCAGATTACACCGCGATAGTCAATGGGAGACCATTGTGGCCGCTATTCATCAAAACAGGGTTAAACTAATTCCCTCGGTAGCGATGGAGCTATCTCAAATGCTTAAAAATTATAAGGAAGATTTTGAGCAATACCAGCAACTGGTTGATCAGCATGGTAAAACATCCAAAGAGGCAACATCATTTAAACTCCACCTCCGCGAAACGGATTCGGTTAATTATATCAAAATAACATCCATAGTTAACACTTATGGCTGGAAAGGCAAGGAATATTTTGGACCCGATGGGCCGGAGGCCCTGATCACAACCTTGCTACATGCCAATATTGCCAACCAGAAAAAATACTTTGCCATAGTGCGGATTGCCGCGCTCAACGGATCACTCCCGGCCGAAGGTTTTGCTATCCTGGCCGACAATATCGCGTTGTATGAAAATAATACACAAATCTATGGCACACATCTGCGGCTCAACAATGGGCAATACGAAGCTTATGCCATTGCCGACGAGACCGGCGTTGATACCCGGCGAAACCAGATTGGTTTATGTACGTTAGCGGTTTACCTGCAAAACTTTAGGTCTTACAGTGAATTGTACTATTACATAAAATAA
- a CDS encoding cellulase family glycosylhydrolase: MLTSLIKNIKLKSGIKVLLAAAPALFVSLQGNAQTGFLKADGKKIVDEKGQNVLLRGMGLGGWMLQEGYMLHINKDSRQYRIRERLEELMGPAETKEFYDTWLANNTRKIDVDSMKRWGFNSIRLPMHYNLYTLPVDKEPVAGQNTWLDKGFKMTDDLLAWCKANHMFLILDLHATPGGQGNDLNISDRDPDKPSLWDSEANKQKTIALWRKLAERYKNEPNIGAYDIINEPNWGFDDPQNDKNGLKEKTNGPLRKLMVDITAAIREVDKKHIIIIEGNGWGNNYNGILPQWDKNMVLSFHKYWNFNDQKSVDHIVKVRDQYNVPVWLGETGENSNTWITEAIGLLEKNNIGWSLWPLKKLGNNNPMEIVSNLNYDDVAKYLNTGRHKPKESNVYSGTLELATYAKLENTIIHHDVIDAIFRQPHTTVTKPFKANKIGNGTTINAVDYDLGRNGYAYFDTDTADYHTSGKPGVGNKGHVYRNDGVDISKDSTQYNSYYVDHIETGEWTQYTVQVKTAGVYSISLKVAAATDDSKLSILVNNTTQAKEVAVPNTGGLKKWQVIAVKNIVLKAGTNKIKVLANNGGYNLHYLQFWKGK, encoded by the coding sequence ATGTTAACATCGTTAATAAAAAATATAAAGTTAAAATCAGGGATTAAAGTCTTGCTGGCCGCGGCTCCTGCCCTATTTGTTTCATTGCAAGGTAATGCGCAAACCGGCTTTTTAAAGGCCGACGGCAAAAAAATAGTTGATGAAAAAGGCCAGAACGTATTGCTGCGCGGTATGGGTTTGGGCGGATGGATGCTACAGGAAGGCTATATGCTGCACATTAATAAAGACAGCCGTCAGTACCGCATCCGTGAACGCCTGGAAGAATTGATGGGCCCCGCCGAAACTAAAGAGTTTTATGATACCTGGCTGGCCAACAATACCCGCAAAATTGATGTGGACTCGATGAAACGCTGGGGTTTTAACTCTATCCGCCTGCCGATGCATTACAACCTGTATACACTTCCTGTTGATAAAGAACCGGTAGCCGGGCAAAACACCTGGCTGGATAAAGGCTTTAAAATGACCGATGATTTGCTGGCCTGGTGTAAAGCAAACCACATGTTCCTGATCCTTGACCTGCATGCTACACCCGGCGGGCAGGGAAACGACCTGAATATCTCCGATCGTGACCCCGATAAACCGTCGCTTTGGGACAGCGAGGCCAATAAGCAAAAAACCATCGCCCTTTGGCGTAAACTGGCCGAGCGCTATAAGAATGAGCCAAACATTGGTGCTTACGATATCATCAACGAGCCAAACTGGGGCTTTGACGATCCGCAGAATGACAAGAATGGTTTGAAGGAAAAAACCAATGGTCCGTTAAGAAAACTGATGGTTGATATTACCGCTGCTATCCGCGAGGTAGATAAAAAACACATCATTATTATTGAAGGCAACGGCTGGGGGAATAACTACAATGGTATTTTACCTCAGTGGGATAAAAACATGGTGCTGAGCTTCCATAAATACTGGAATTTTAATGATCAAAAGTCTGTTGACCACATCGTAAAAGTCCGCGACCAGTATAACGTCCCGGTGTGGTTGGGCGAAACCGGCGAAAACTCCAATACCTGGATAACCGAGGCTATTGGTTTGTTGGAGAAAAACAACATTGGCTGGTCGTTATGGCCGTTAAAAAAATTGGGTAATAATAACCCGATGGAAATTGTTTCAAACCTGAACTACGATGATGTGGCCAAATACCTGAATACCGGCAGGCATAAACCAAAAGAAAGTAACGTGTATAGCGGAACCCTGGAGCTGGCCACTTATGCCAAATTAGAAAACACCATCATTCATCATGATGTGATAGATGCCATTTTCCGCCAGCCTCATACCACGGTTACCAAGCCGTTTAAGGCCAATAAAATAGGTAACGGAACTACCATCAACGCGGTAGATTATGATCTTGGCCGCAATGGTTACGCTTATTTTGATACCGACACTGCCGACTATCATACATCTGGAAAGCCAGGTGTAGGCAACAAAGGGCATGTTTACCGCAACGATGGCGTTGATATCAGCAAGGATTCAACCCAATATAACAGTTACTATGTAGATCATATTGAAACCGGCGAGTGGACACAATACACCGTTCAGGTTAAAACAGCAGGCGTTTATTCCATTAGCCTGAAAGTAGCCGCGGCAACTGATGATAGTAAATTATCGATACTGGTTAACAACACCACCCAGGCAAAAGAAGTGGCTGTACCTAACACCGGCGGATTAAAAAAATGGCAGGTTATTGCCGTTAAAAACATTGTTTTAAAAGCGGGTACAAACAAAATAAAAGTATTGGCCAACAATGGCGGGTATAACCTGCATTACCTGCAGTTTTGGAAGGGCAAATAA